The genomic segment AATATCAAATAATTGAGTCTGTCGGGCTTTGCTGAACGTGCTTCATGTTGAAATTTCTGACTTAAGGAACGTAGGTTATTGTCAACAGGCACATGCCCATTGGCCTGCAAAAACTCTATATCACTCGCCGAGAGGCTGTTTTCATTGCAACGATTGACGAAGCTCTGGTCGGCAACAAAAAAATGTCCAGCCTTGTTGGCAAAAACGTTACCAAGCTCCAAGACATGACGTTGTCGCAGCCCAAAGATAGCAGTAGTCATTCTTCGCCATCCTTGGCCAATTTCGTAAGTTCAGAATTGCGTATCAACAATGTTCAATTTCCAACAATTGACTGAGTCAGATAGCACGTCCTTTCGACCTTAGCACTTTTACTTTCTAAGTCGACCATAGCGAAGTTTGGGCTCACCATCCGAGACAGATTTTCAATCTTTGACCGATAGTAACGATCGACTAAACAGATCGACTTGAGTTGCGCAATTAGCTATCGGCCTGTCGCAGGAATGCTGAAACACGCGATTGCGTGACGAGGCGCGGAGTTCGCCCTGCCCTCAAGTCATAAACAAACCGCGGATCCTTAACCGCAAGCCGCCCGAACCGGGTGGGCGAAAGCCCGTGCCGCTCGATATATTGCTCGATTTCGCCAAGGAGAGGATGCCTCATAGACTCACACTTTCTTGCTTGTGTTCTTGCTATGTTCTTATTAGGAAGACTTCCTAGAGTCTAGGATAAATTCCTAGCAGCGAGACAAAGGACCAAATGCGATGAGCGATCCCCGTGCAGTACTGGACGAGCTGATCCGGAAAAACGGCGATGACTATTCGGCGATATCGCGCCTCCTCGGGCGTAACGCTGCCTATATCCAGCAGTTCATCAAACGCGGGTCGCCGCGCATGCTGTCCGAAGGCGACCGCAACATTCTCGCCCGCTATTTCGGTGTCGAGGAAAGCTTGCTAGGTGGTCCATCGCGGCGTGGCGGACCGGTGGTCGAACTGGTCGAGGTGCCGGTACTCGACGTGTCGGCTTCCGCCGGACATGGCGCACTTGCCGATATGGAGCAGAAGTGCACGCAGTTCGGGTTTGACGAGAAGTGGCTGCGCAAACTGACGACAAGCCGCGGACCCAGCCTCTCTATCATCCATGTGCTCGGCGATTCCATGGAGCCAACGCTTGCCGACAAGGACGATGTCATGGTCGATCTGGGCGATGGGCAAGCGCGTCTGCGCGATGGCATCTATGTTCTGCGTATGGACGATACGCTGAGCGTCAAACGCATTGCGCTCGAACCTAAGGGAAGGCTGATTTCGGTGATCAGCGACAATCCTGCCTATCCGACCTGGCATGGCCTCGACCGACGCTCGGTCAATATCGTTGGCAGAGTGCTTTGGTTTGGGCGAAAATTGCAGTAAAGCTCTTCCCATGTTCCTGCTTTTTGCTGCGACCGTTGTCGCTTCCGGCCAGAATTTCACCTGTACACCGACGCATGTCTGGGACGGCGACGGCCCGATCTGGTGCGCTGAAGGCCCGCATGTCCGCTTGTCCGGAATTGCGGCGCGCGAGATGGACGAAAGCTGCCGGACCAACCAACCCTGCCCTGACGCGTCCGCGCTTGAAGCACGCGACCAGCTGGTTGCCTTTCTGGGTGGAGCGCGAGGGTCCAATGAGACCGGTCATATCATCGTGCGCGGACCGCGGATGAACTGCCGCTCTGACGGTTCGGCAGGCGGTACGCGCACAGCTGCCTTTTGCACCCTGCCCTCGGGCGAAGACCTGTCCTGTGCAATGGTCGAGAGCGGCACCGTTCTGCGCTGGGACCGTTATTGGCGAGATCACCGATGCCCATAAGCCAGCCTGTCCGCGAGACCGGATTGCTCGTCGATAGCGCGCAGGGACCGCTTCTGAAGCTGCCCGGTGGCGGCAACTGGCAGATCGAGCCTTCGCGCGCCGTGAACCGCTTGATCGGCGAGCGCGTCATGCTCGAAGGAACAAGATCGGGGTTCAACGATATTGCCTGCCAGCGCATCTGGAAGGAAGGCACACAGCGTCCACATTTCGAGATCGGGATGGTCGAGAAATGGATTGCATCGGCACTGGTGGCATTTAGCCTGTTCATGGCAGTTTTCGGCTATTTCTGAGCGGGCCGCGCGTTCGCATTGGCCGAAATTGTCAAACGCCTTTTGTGCACGCTGACGTTTCTATCCAAGAATTTTTAGCAAATTGGGCCTAGTACGACCTTGCGACCCAAGGGGTTTGGGCAATAAGTTCAAACATCCTTTCCTTTGAAAGACCCGCCGACAAGGCGGGTCTTCTTTTTCATGGGCAGCCAAAAAGGCAACGCTGCTGCGCAGCTAGATTCCAATCTCGAACGGCTTGACGATCGAGCGATCGCGTTCGGGTGGCTCGCGTCCCTGGCTCGTCTGGACCTCCTGCCCTTTGGCAAGCCCTGCAGCTGCTGCCTTTTTGAGCATTCCGGTTGCTTCAAGTGCCGATGTCTTCATGCCGGAATTCCGCTCTACTGCCGCCTGCAACCGGTCCCGGTTGTCGAGGAACAATGTGAGCCCGTCGCGCAATCGGGTGATGGTGACCAGGAAGGTTTGCTGGTTTGAGAGATTTTTCTCGCGGCTGTCCATGACTGCAATGCCGCGATCCGATGTCAGGCCCTGCGCCATGTGGGCGTTCAAGGCATATGCAAGGTCGAGCCGCTTCAACATCGGATCGTCCTTGCCAAGCCGCTGTTCGATCCCCGACGACGTGCGAACCGTCAGTCCCTTGGCATCAACCGCCAATATCTGCGCCTGATCGGCATTGAGAAGCCCGCGCTTATGGTCGGTATCGGTCCAGCGGATACGGTCGCCCTGATGCAGATCAAGTGGCTTTGGTTCGAACAAGCGCAACGGATCCTGATCGCCTTGCGGTCGCAACTGGCCCGGGCGGAAGATAAATTGCTTCCCGCGCCGGTTTTCAAGCGTGACGCTCCCCTGGGCTGCATCGACGCTTGCGACCGTGTAGCGGCCTTCGTGAAGACCTTGGCTGCGCTGCCGCCTGGCGACCTCGACCAGCATGCCGGGCGCGTAGCTTTTGGCATAACGCAATTCCTCGCGGGTCAGATTGACGCGCGCGAGCGTTTCGACGCTGAGCGCCACTTTACCAAGCTCGCCATTGGCTTTGAGCCCGGTCTGCACGGCTTCATTGACCGCGCTGCGCAAACTACGCCCCGAGGCATAGATCGACGTGTGCTCGCGCTCGGCGGGCGACAGCGACAGCCAGGCGCTGGCGGCTGCAAATGCTGCATCCTCCTTCACTTCGACGATATGCGGTTTGAGGCGATTGAGCGCTTCGGCAATTTGACCGCCCTGGGCTGCATGTTGTGCCGCGCGCAGCGTCTTGTCGCGCGCACGGATGTTGAGGTTCATGATCGCGGTTTCAACACCGGCTTTCTGCATGACATCAAAAGGCTTGCCCGCATCGACCGCGCCCAGCTGTTTGCGGTCGCCAATGCTTGCAAAGCGGTCAACCTCGAGCAAATTGGCGAGCCGCACCAGCTTCTCCTTATCGCTATTTCCGACCATCGAGGCTTCGTCGAGCAGGATGACGCTTCCCCTATATTGCGCC from the Sphingorhabdus lacus genome contains:
- a CDS encoding S24 family peptidase, which produces MSDPRAVLDELIRKNGDDYSAISRLLGRNAAYIQQFIKRGSPRMLSEGDRNILARYFGVEESLLGGPSRRGGPVVELVEVPVLDVSASAGHGALADMEQKCTQFGFDEKWLRKLTTSRGPSLSIIHVLGDSMEPTLADKDDVMVDLGDGQARLRDGIYVLRMDDTLSVKRIALEPKGRLISVISDNPAYPTWHGLDRRSVNIVGRVLWFGRKLQ
- a CDS encoding DUF5818 domain-containing protein, whose product is MPISQPVRETGLLVDSAQGPLLKLPGGGNWQIEPSRAVNRLIGERVMLEGTRSGFNDIACQRIWKEGTQRPHFEIGMVEKWIASALVAFSLFMAVFGYF
- a CDS encoding thermonuclease family protein; protein product: MFLLFAATVVASGQNFTCTPTHVWDGDGPIWCAEGPHVRLSGIAAREMDESCRTNQPCPDASALEARDQLVAFLGGARGSNETGHIIVRGPRMNCRSDGSAGGTRTAAFCTLPSGEDLSCAMVESGTVLRWDRYWRDHRCP